The Nitrospirota bacterium genome has a segment encoding these proteins:
- a CDS encoding ABC transporter ATP-binding protein: MLLLRDVRTFYGNIEAVKGINLYVDKGEIICLIGSNGAGKSTALMTISGVLKPKTGSVIFKGEEIHGMPPHKIVARGISQVPEGRRIFPKLTVMENLEMGAYSVNSEQFTVNRRQSTVNSQLATVFELFPVLKERQKQPGGTLSGGEQQMLAIGRALMSAPKLLLLDEPSLGLAPIIVGKIFKTIRELNAEGLTILLVEQNAKAALRLAHRAYVLESGKIVKEGKGGDLLYDSDIKKAYLGE; the protein is encoded by the coding sequence ATGCTTTTACTTAGAGACGTACGCACATTTTACGGGAACATAGAGGCTGTCAAGGGCATTAACCTTTATGTGGATAAGGGTGAAATCATATGCCTCATAGGAAGCAACGGCGCAGGCAAAAGCACTGCCCTGATGACTATATCCGGGGTGTTAAAACCAAAGACCGGCTCTGTAATTTTTAAAGGCGAAGAAATACACGGCATGCCTCCGCATAAAATTGTTGCAAGGGGAATTTCACAGGTCCCTGAAGGAAGGAGGATATTCCCAAAACTTACTGTGATGGAAAATCTTGAGATGGGAGCGTACTCAGTGAACAGTGAACAGTTCACGGTTAACAGAAGACAGTCAACTGTCAACAGTCAACTGGCAACTGTTTTTGAGCTTTTCCCTGTGCTTAAGGAAAGGCAGAAGCAGCCCGGAGGTACATTGAGCGGAGGGGAACAGCAGATGCTTGCAATCGGAAGGGCGCTCATGTCAGCGCCGAAACTGCTTTTGCTGGATGAGCCTTCTTTAGGGCTTGCGCCAATTATTGTAGGAAAGATTTTTAAGACGATTAGAGAACTCAATGCAGAAGGGCTTACGATATTGCTTGTGGAGCAGAATGCAAAGGCGGCCTTGAGATTAGCTCACAGGGCGTATGTCTTGGAATCAGGGAAGATTGTAAAAGAAGGGAAGGGCGGCGACCTGCTTTATGATTCTGACATCAAAAAGGCGTATCTGGGGGAATAA
- a CDS encoding ABC transporter ATP-binding protein has translation MILEIRELTKTFGGLKAVEQVNFKVAPGIILGVIGPNGAGKTTLFNCLTGFYPPSKGQIFFEGADITDKKTCEITARGIVRTFQNIRIFGSMSVLENVMIGQHTRSKEGIITAVMRTGKFQKEEAEIRSTAYEYLEFAGIQDYADMPAESLPYGGQKRLEIARALATEPKILLLDEPAAGMNPQESSELMNLIKKIKEWGKTVIIIEHDMKVVMGISDHIVVLDHGIKIAEGNPGEIQNNHDVIEAYLGKEHIF, from the coding sequence ATGATATTAGAGATAAGGGAACTGACAAAAACATTCGGCGGGCTTAAGGCAGTTGAGCAGGTGAACTTTAAAGTTGCGCCGGGTATTATTCTTGGGGTTATCGGGCCTAACGGCGCAGGCAAGACAACGCTTTTCAATTGTCTTACAGGCTTTTATCCTCCATCAAAAGGGCAGATATTTTTTGAGGGCGCGGACATAACAGACAAAAAAACTTGTGAAATAACCGCAAGGGGAATTGTGCGGACCTTTCAAAACATACGCATATTCGGCAGCATGAGCGTTTTGGAAAATGTGATGATAGGCCAGCATACCCGTTCAAAAGAAGGAATCATAACAGCAGTGATGCGTACAGGAAAATTCCAAAAAGAAGAGGCTGAGATAAGATCAACGGCTTATGAGTATCTTGAATTTGCCGGCATACAGGATTATGCTGATATGCCTGCTGAAAGCCTTCCCTACGGCGGCCAGAAGCGTCTTGAGATTGCAAGGGCGCTTGCGACAGAGCCTAAAATCCTATTGCTTGATGAACCGGCGGCAGGCATGAACCCGCAGGAAAGCAGTGAATTAATGAATTTGATAAAAAAAATAAAGGAATGGGGCAAGACTGTGATAATCATAGAGCATGACATGAAGGTTGTGATGGGCATATCCGACCATATTGTTGTTCTGGACCACGGAATTAAAATTGCAGAAGGGAATCCAGGGGAAATACAAAACAACCATGATGTAATAGAGGCATATCTGGGGAAGGAACATATTTTCTGA